The following proteins are co-located in the Brachybacterium sacelli genome:
- a CDS encoding aspartate-semialdehyde dehydrogenase yields the protein MTSQNLASSTTFDITTTPGYTPDGPVIALVGATGQVGQVMLTLLADRAVPHREVRAFASARSAGKSVDYAGQSLLVEDAETADITSEGMTVDIAIFSAGGSTSKALAPRFAEAGATVVDNSSAWRRDEQVPLVVSEVNPQSVTATPRGIIANPNCTTMAAMPTLKALHDEAGLARLKIATYQAVSGSGVAGVAELAGQVRAGAAEVEKLALDGSALDLGEPSTYVKPIAFNVLAMAGSVVEDGSGETDEEQKLRNESRKILDLPDLPVAGTCVRVPVMSGHAVAIHAEFDEPITPDRARELLESADGVTVVDLPTPLEAAGRDGTFVGRIRQDQSVPDGKGLVLFAVADNLRKGAALNAIQIAELIAKENRP from the coding sequence ATGACCAGCCAGAATCTTGCGAGCAGCACCACTTTCGACATCACCACCACGCCCGGGTACACGCCCGACGGACCCGTCATCGCCCTGGTGGGCGCGACCGGTCAGGTGGGGCAGGTCATGCTGACCCTGCTCGCCGATCGTGCCGTGCCCCACCGCGAGGTGCGAGCATTCGCGTCGGCCCGCAGCGCCGGCAAGAGCGTCGACTACGCCGGGCAGTCCCTGCTCGTCGAGGACGCCGAGACCGCCGACATCACCTCCGAGGGCATGACGGTCGACATCGCGATCTTCTCCGCGGGCGGCTCCACCTCGAAGGCGCTGGCCCCGCGGTTCGCCGAGGCCGGCGCGACGGTCGTGGACAACTCCTCGGCCTGGCGCCGCGACGAGCAGGTGCCGCTGGTGGTCTCCGAGGTGAACCCCCAGTCCGTCACCGCCACCCCGCGCGGGATCATCGCCAACCCCAACTGCACCACCATGGCCGCGATGCCGACGTTGAAGGCGCTGCACGACGAGGCGGGTCTGGCCCGGCTGAAGATCGCCACCTACCAGGCCGTCTCCGGCTCCGGCGTCGCCGGGGTAGCAGAGCTCGCCGGTCAGGTGCGCGCGGGAGCGGCGGAGGTGGAGAAGCTCGCCCTCGACGGGTCCGCCCTCGACCTCGGTGAGCCCTCCACCTACGTGAAGCCGATCGCGTTCAACGTCCTGGCGATGGCAGGGAGCGTGGTCGAGGACGGCTCCGGCGAGACCGACGAGGAGCAGAAGCTCCGCAACGAGTCCCGCAAGATCCTCGACCTGCCGGATCTGCCGGTCGCGGGCACCTGCGTGCGGGTGCCGGTGATGAGCGGCCATGCGGTCGCGATCCACGCCGAGTTCGATGAGCCGATCACGCCCGACAGGGCCCGTGAACTGCTGGAATCGGCCGACGGCGTCACCGTCGTCGACCTGCCGACCCCGCTCGAGGCGGCCGGCAGGGACGGCACCTTCGTCGGCCGGATCCGACAGGATCAGTCGGTTCCGGACGGAAAGGGTCTTGTGCTGTTCGCGGTAGCGGATAATCTTCGCAAGGGCGCTGCCCTGAATGCCATCCAGATCGCCGAACTGATCGCGAAGGAGAACCGTCCATGA
- a CDS encoding acyltransferase family protein codes for MTAVGETTSAAPAARKSGFRPDVQGLRAIAVAFVVLYHSGVSWLSGGFVGVDVFFVISGFLITTHLLESLESTGRIAFGSFYAKRARRILPASLLVGILTVLVAWVWMPPLLMKEVARGAVAAALYVPNMLFAVEGTDYLAETSPSVFQHYWSLGIEEQFYLFWPAVLALGFWLCRRSERRLLLLAAALVLASFVLCVSLMNVSQPWVFFSLPTRAWELGAGALAAFLMRSGARWLRAPRTGVLSWVGLGLLLVVGLVYTETTPFPGYTAALPVLATVLLIIGGAAPGRLNANGLLSRRPFQFVGAISYSLYLVHWPLQVIPQVAVGQDDPLPLWLRLGLGAVSVPLAWLLFRFVERPVISWPTLRSRSQLWTGAAALATSAVLIATAGGSYYLTSATGETATDQAAGEETQLEKDPAGTGYVPENLTPALEEAEADNPTIYTDDCHRSQDSTDSSGCQVGENEDAPVVFLFGDSHAASWYPALAELAEQGRIRLDTNTKSSCPSVEVPLQLEGVPYTECDTWRDGVIDRINSEQPDLVLLANYGAVRPDLRSGGDFASRWQDGTASTIEAIDGPTVDVLADVPDQGETSAVCLSNHLEDTAQCAVDRAEAFDPAVTEAERAAAESAGARYVDLTPYLCNDRMCPPIIGNVLVYRDGHHLTTRFSRLMAEPLGEEIEASLE; via the coding sequence GTGACTGCCGTCGGTGAGACGACGTCCGCCGCCCCTGCGGCCAGGAAGTCCGGCTTCCGCCCGGACGTGCAAGGTCTGCGGGCTATCGCGGTGGCGTTCGTCGTGCTGTACCACTCCGGGGTGTCCTGGCTCTCCGGCGGGTTCGTCGGCGTCGACGTCTTCTTCGTCATCTCCGGGTTCCTCATCACCACCCACCTGCTCGAATCGCTCGAGTCCACGGGCCGGATCGCCTTCGGCAGCTTCTACGCCAAACGCGCGCGACGGATCCTGCCCGCCTCGCTGCTGGTGGGGATCCTGACCGTGCTGGTGGCGTGGGTGTGGATGCCCCCGCTGCTGATGAAGGAAGTCGCCCGGGGGGCCGTGGCCGCTGCGCTGTACGTGCCGAACATGCTGTTCGCCGTGGAGGGCACCGACTATCTCGCCGAGACCAGTCCCTCGGTCTTCCAGCACTACTGGTCCCTCGGCATCGAGGAGCAGTTCTACCTCTTCTGGCCCGCGGTCCTCGCCCTCGGTTTCTGGCTGTGCCGGCGCAGCGAACGCCGGCTGCTGCTCCTGGCCGCCGCGCTGGTGCTTGCCTCCTTCGTGCTGTGCGTGTCCCTGATGAACGTCTCGCAGCCATGGGTGTTCTTCTCCCTGCCCACGAGGGCCTGGGAACTCGGCGCCGGCGCGCTGGCGGCCTTCCTGATGCGCTCCGGCGCGAGGTGGCTGCGCGCCCCGCGGACCGGAGTGCTCTCCTGGGTGGGGCTGGGGCTGCTGCTGGTGGTGGGCCTGGTGTACACCGAGACCACACCGTTCCCCGGGTACACCGCTGCGCTGCCGGTGCTGGCCACGGTGCTGCTGATCATCGGCGGCGCCGCCCCCGGGAGGCTCAACGCCAACGGTCTGCTCTCGCGCCGGCCCTTCCAGTTCGTCGGCGCGATCTCCTATTCGCTGTACCTGGTGCACTGGCCGTTGCAGGTGATCCCGCAGGTCGCCGTCGGCCAGGACGATCCGCTGCCGCTGTGGCTGAGGCTGGGCCTGGGGGCTGTGTCGGTCCCGCTGGCCTGGCTGCTGTTCCGCTTCGTCGAGCGCCCCGTGATCTCCTGGCCCACGCTGCGAAGCCGCTCGCAGCTGTGGACCGGAGCGGCGGCCCTGGCCACCTCCGCGGTGCTGATCGCGACCGCCGGCGGCAGCTACTACCTGACGTCGGCGACGGGGGAGACCGCCACGGACCAGGCAGCCGGCGAGGAGACGCAGCTGGAGAAGGACCCCGCGGGCACCGGCTACGTGCCGGAGAACCTCACCCCGGCGCTGGAGGAGGCCGAGGCGGACAACCCCACCATCTACACCGACGACTGCCACCGCTCCCAGGACAGCACCGACTCCAGCGGCTGCCAGGTGGGGGAGAACGAGGACGCCCCTGTGGTGTTCCTGTTCGGCGACTCCCACGCGGCCAGCTGGTACCCGGCGCTCGCCGAGCTCGCCGAGCAGGGCAGGATCCGCCTGGACACCAACACCAAGAGCTCCTGCCCCAGCGTCGAGGTGCCGCTGCAGCTGGAGGGAGTGCCGTACACCGAGTGTGACACCTGGCGCGACGGCGTGATCGACCGGATCAACAGCGAGCAGCCCGACCTGGTGCTGCTGGCGAACTACGGCGCCGTGCGCCCGGACCTCAGGAGCGGCGGCGACTTCGCCTCGCGCTGGCAGGACGGGACGGCATCGACCATCGAGGCGATCGACGGGCCGACGGTCGACGTGCTCGCCGACGTCCCCGACCAGGGCGAGACGTCCGCGGTGTGCCTGTCTAACCACCTCGAGGACACCGCCCAATGCGCCGTGGACCGCGCCGAGGCGTTCGACCCCGCGGTGACGGAGGCGGAACGGGCCGCGGCCGAGTCCGCCGGCGCACGCTACGTGGACCTGACCCCGTACCTCTGCAACGACCGGATGTGCCCGCCGATCATCGGCAACGTCCTGGTCTACCGCGACGGCCACCACCTCACCACGCGCTTCAGCCGCTTGATGGCGGAGCCGCTGGGGGAGGAGATCGAGGCGTCGCTGGAGTAG
- a CDS encoding carbohydrate ABC transporter permease: MTALDAEMREPGRATAAAASRGTTTARGPRRSRRPRSLTHRPLTGALLVAPAVALVTFFALVPLVLAGYISFTNWPLIGEYRFVGLDNYTQALRDPGMWKALRYTLIYTAIVTVPILLFGYGLAVLVRANRRGSTLLRTVFFLPYVVGLTTLSYMLVLEAQPDSGVLNRILKAVGLSDGSTAWLLDGVLGTILLSGLVIWAVPGLTMILLLSAMQGVPAEVYEAADIDGAGWIRQELSLTVPIIRPAIGMSLIISVIGSFLAFNQFYILTKGGPGTDTMTIVGYIYNRAFVELQLGSATAISLILVVVTALITIAQFVLLRGSDE, translated from the coding sequence ATGACCGCACTCGACGCCGAGATGCGCGAGCCCGGGAGAGCGACTGCCGCCGCCGCCTCGCGCGGGACGACCACGGCCCGAGGGCCCCGACGGTCCCGTCGGCCCCGTTCCCTGACCCACCGCCCGCTGACCGGGGCGCTGCTGGTGGCACCCGCGGTCGCCCTGGTGACCTTCTTCGCCCTGGTGCCGCTGGTGCTGGCGGGCTACATCTCCTTCACCAACTGGCCGCTGATCGGTGAGTACCGGTTCGTCGGCCTCGACAACTACACGCAGGCCCTCCGGGACCCCGGGATGTGGAAGGCGCTGCGGTACACGCTGATCTACACCGCGATCGTCACCGTCCCGATCCTCCTGTTCGGCTACGGCCTGGCCGTGCTGGTGCGGGCCAACCGGCGTGGGTCCACCCTGCTGCGCACGGTCTTCTTCCTCCCCTACGTCGTCGGTCTGACCACTCTGAGCTACATGCTGGTGCTCGAGGCCCAGCCCGATTCGGGCGTCCTGAACCGGATCCTGAAGGCGGTGGGGCTGAGCGACGGCAGCACGGCCTGGCTGCTCGACGGGGTGCTCGGCACGATCCTGCTCTCGGGCCTGGTGATCTGGGCGGTGCCGGGCCTGACGATGATCCTGCTGCTCTCGGCGATGCAGGGGGTGCCGGCCGAGGTCTACGAGGCCGCGGACATCGACGGGGCCGGCTGGATCCGACAGGAGCTGTCCCTCACCGTGCCGATCATCCGGCCCGCGATCGGGATGTCCCTGATCATCTCGGTGATCGGTTCCTTCCTCGCCTTCAACCAGTTCTACATCCTCACCAAGGGCGGTCCGGGCACGGACACCATGACCATCGTCGGCTACATCTACAACCGCGCCTTCGTCGAGCTCCAGCTGGGATCCGCCACCGCGATCTCGCTGATCCTCGTGGTGGTCACGGCCTTGATCACCATCGCCCAGTTCGTGCTGCTGAGAGGAAGTGACGAGTGA
- a CDS encoding glycosyltransferase family 4 protein, with the protein MRILLLTHYYAPEFGAPQRRWSALIERFLAAGHRVTVAAPVPHYPGGRPTREQRRAHPIGAVERGRHGETVLRTAYLPHRADITSRTADHLVSALDALRRLRRRFSRPGTRPDVVVATAPAIPTLLVGRTLAALWGVPLVVEMRDAWPDLVTHVGPVGALPAETVHAPQPGALRRSLRWAVALAKGQVHERVTSWQSGAQAVITTTDRFADVLEERGVFPVEIVRNGTDLSRVTPQRDHLESDHTALRCLYLGNMGRSQGLETVVRAAARLRELGVHVQVKMIGHGVEAGTLAALAEELEAPVEVLPRIPHRDVGEQYRWADTVVVSLRDWAPFRWTVPSKLYEMLATGRHITALLDGEAADVVRAAGAGDVLPPGDVEALTELWSALAADRTRAGVRPSGRDWVAAHADDDVLARRYLEILAGVAALD; encoded by the coding sequence ATGAGGATCCTGCTGCTGACCCATTACTATGCTCCCGAGTTCGGGGCGCCCCAGCGGCGCTGGTCTGCGCTGATCGAGCGCTTCCTCGCGGCCGGGCACCGCGTGACCGTCGCCGCCCCCGTGCCCCACTACCCCGGCGGACGCCCCACCCGCGAACAGCGTCGCGCCCACCCCATCGGCGCCGTCGAACGCGGACGTCACGGTGAGACCGTGCTGCGCACCGCCTACCTCCCGCACCGGGCCGACATCACCTCCCGCACCGCCGACCACCTGGTCTCGGCGCTCGATGCCCTGCGTCGGCTGCGTCGTCGCTTCTCCCGTCCCGGCACCCGGCCCGATGTCGTCGTCGCCACCGCCCCCGCCATCCCCACCCTGCTGGTGGGTCGCACCCTCGCCGCCCTGTGGGGCGTGCCCCTGGTGGTGGAGATGCGCGACGCCTGGCCGGACCTGGTCACGCACGTCGGCCCCGTCGGCGCCCTGCCCGCCGAGACGGTCCATGCCCCGCAGCCCGGAGCGCTGCGACGGAGCCTGCGCTGGGCGGTGGCCCTGGCCAAGGGGCAGGTGCACGAGCGGGTCACCAGCTGGCAGAGCGGCGCGCAGGCCGTGATCACCACCACCGATCGCTTCGCCGACGTGCTCGAGGAGCGCGGGGTGTTCCCGGTCGAGATCGTCCGCAACGGCACCGACCTTTCGAGGGTCACCCCGCAGCGCGACCACCTCGAGAGCGATCACACCGCCCTGCGCTGCCTCTACCTCGGCAACATGGGGCGCTCGCAGGGCCTGGAGACCGTCGTGCGGGCGGCAGCCCGGCTCCGCGAGCTCGGTGTGCACGTGCAGGTCAAGATGATCGGCCACGGCGTCGAGGCAGGGACGTTGGCGGCGCTCGCGGAGGAGCTCGAGGCGCCCGTCGAGGTGCTGCCGCGCATCCCGCACCGCGACGTCGGCGAGCAGTACCGCTGGGCCGACACCGTCGTGGTGTCCCTGCGCGACTGGGCACCGTTCCGGTGGACCGTCCCCTCGAAGCTGTACGAGATGCTCGCCACCGGCCGCCACATCACGGCGCTGCTGGACGGGGAGGCGGCCGACGTGGTCCGCGCAGCGGGCGCCGGCGACGTGCTGCCTCCCGGCGACGTCGAGGCGCTGACCGAGCTGTGGAGTGCTCTGGCCGCCGACCGCACCCGGGCCGGCGTGCGCCCCAGCGGCCGCGACTGGGTCGCCGCCCACGCCGACGACGACGTGCTGGCCCGTCGCTACCTGGAGATCCTGGCCGGCGTCGCCGCCCTCGACTGA
- a CDS encoding TetR/AcrR family transcriptional regulator, with the protein MTLAATGGPPGAGTGPAPLSARFSDRAGEESFDGSSVNMSVDPLSRVLRTLDSIAAAELEVGDDLRTVIDTPGEVAASSSPAAAADPEAPGVPTAATDPEDSHAVATTGVGAPESTGPGQARREAILDGASALFAERGYHGASLRDISRRVGISHPGMLHHFASKDALLGAVVDRLEAHAQGLLDSVESLQGSSKTLLAALSGPWDPTQHSMALLATLSAEIVNPSHPGRYRIARLRLVHEHVLEQVLTGLAEKGLLVEGADPAFAARALFSLLLSLTVREHSVRELQQNGSGEPLQDVRNFVHLCVVD; encoded by the coding sequence ATGACGCTGGCCGCCACGGGTGGTCCCCCCGGAGCGGGGACGGGGCCCGCCCCGCTCTCCGCCAGGTTCTCCGATCGGGCGGGCGAGGAATCCTTCGACGGGAGCTCGGTGAACATGAGCGTGGACCCCCTGTCCCGCGTGCTGCGCACGCTTGATTCGATCGCAGCGGCGGAACTGGAGGTCGGCGACGATCTCCGGACCGTCATCGACACCCCGGGAGAGGTCGCCGCCTCCTCCTCGCCCGCCGCGGCGGCGGATCCGGAGGCTCCCGGGGTCCCGACGGCCGCCACGGACCCGGAGGATTCCCACGCGGTCGCCACCACCGGTGTCGGGGCTCCGGAGTCGACCGGGCCGGGCCAGGCGCGGCGCGAGGCCATCCTCGACGGCGCCTCGGCCCTGTTCGCCGAGCGCGGTTACCACGGGGCGAGCCTGCGAGACATCTCGCGCCGGGTGGGCATCTCGCATCCGGGGATGCTGCACCACTTCGCCTCGAAGGATGCTCTGCTGGGCGCGGTCGTCGACCGGCTCGAGGCGCATGCGCAGGGGCTGCTGGACTCGGTCGAGTCGCTGCAGGGCTCCTCGAAGACATTGCTGGCGGCGCTGTCGGGGCCCTGGGACCCCACGCAGCACTCGATGGCGCTGCTGGCGACGCTGTCGGCCGAGATCGTGAACCCCTCCCATCCCGGTCGCTACCGCATCGCGCGGCTGCGCCTCGTGCACGAGCACGTGCTCGAGCAGGTCCTCACCGGACTCGCCGAGAAGGGCTTGCTGGTCGAGGGTGCGGATCCGGCGTTCGCCGCCCGCGCGCTGTTCTCCCTGCTGCTGAGCCTGACGGTGCGCGAACACTCGGTGCGGGAGCTGCAGCAGAACGGTTCCGGGGAACCCCTCCAGGATGTGCGAAACTTCGTGCACCTGTGCGTGGTCGACTGA
- a CDS encoding PRC-barrel domain-containing protein — MAETPGGGTPAELPAREGCAASAGPTAPAGSGHPGADGPGATGPADGDTAEHGNSHSPGQAGTAGPADGATAGSADGGTSEQDEARARRLARRARLQALAGVTVLGSDGGQIGRVRDIYLHDATGELAGITVVRRQLSSRSVLIPTAAIDVLPAPHTEPEQPDEQRRIGQADRRERDDQADRHDRADQADRRERADRADTAERSEPAEHTGRQGRAEQSDNADRPVDPHRRATHPRATTRRAADRERRRSAADRDSDPSHPQAMWLRVDADSARAGLHAPDTLHATAQMLREAARAIGLEEAAAG; from the coding sequence GTGGCCGAGACGCCCGGGGGCGGTACCCCCGCTGAGCTCCCTGCGAGGGAGGGCTGTGCCGCATCGGCGGGTCCGACGGCTCCCGCCGGGTCGGGTCACCCCGGCGCCGACGGCCCTGGGGCCACTGGTCCGGCCGACGGCGACACCGCTGAGCACGGCAATTCCCACAGCCCTGGACAGGCCGGGACCGCTGGTCCGGCCGACGGCGCCACCGCTGGATCGGCCGACGGCGGCACCTCCGAGCAGGACGAAGCCCGGGCCCGACGGCTGGCCCGACGGGCACGCCTGCAGGCCCTGGCCGGAGTGACCGTGCTGGGCAGCGACGGCGGACAGATCGGCCGTGTGCGCGACATCTACCTGCACGACGCCACCGGTGAGCTCGCCGGGATCACCGTCGTGCGCCGCCAGCTCAGCTCCCGCAGCGTGCTCATCCCCACCGCCGCGATCGACGTGCTGCCGGCTCCCCACACGGAGCCGGAGCAGCCCGATGAGCAGCGCCGGATCGGCCAGGCTGACCGGCGCGAACGGGACGACCAGGCTGACCGTCACGACCGGGCGGACCAGGCTGACCGGCGCGAACGGGCGGACCGTGCCGATACGGCCGAGCGTTCCGAACCGGCCGAGCACACCGGCCGCCAGGGCCGGGCCGAGCAGTCCGACAACGCAGACCGCCCCGTGGACCCCCACCGTCGCGCCACCCACCCTCGCGCCACAACCCGTCGTGCAGCGGACCGGGAGCGCCGCCGGAGCGCGGCGGATCGCGACTCCGACCCCTCGCATCCGCAGGCGATGTGGCTCCGGGTGGATGCCGACTCCGCGCGGGCGGGCCTCCACGCGCCGGACACCCTCCATGCGACTGCGCAGATGCTGCGCGAGGCCGCACGGGCCATCGGCCTCGAGGAGGCCGCCGCCGGATGA
- a CDS encoding carbohydrate ABC transporter permease — translation MPRSRASTSDRQAGSSDRRAGPYALLGVLFALIFTVPLLWSILRAFQPHEVILGTPGWSEMSDLTWENFSFFLSSQGTMLRPVLNSIVVSLSTAALTALVATLAGYGFSKFAFRGSRVAFSLILLTMMVPFQAILTPLYLLMNSVGLTDSLVGLVLFSTNFALPFGIFLMKNTFDTVPQALEDSAIIDGAGTGRMLVDVLRPMILPGIASSALYAFLTSWTEFLGALTFLTSEKYFTLPVALLNIQVGTYGEVDFGQLVAGSVIAMIPCVVLYVSLQRFYVRGLAAGAVKG, via the coding sequence ATGCCCCGTTCCCGCGCCTCCACGTCGGACCGCCAGGCCGGCTCCTCGGACCGCCGCGCCGGGCCCTACGCCCTGCTCGGGGTGCTGTTCGCGCTGATCTTCACGGTCCCCCTGCTGTGGTCGATCCTGCGAGCCTTCCAGCCGCACGAGGTCATCCTGGGCACCCCGGGCTGGAGCGAGATGTCCGACCTGACGTGGGAGAACTTCTCCTTCTTCCTCTCTTCGCAGGGCACCATGCTGCGGCCGGTGCTCAACAGCATCGTGGTCTCGCTGTCCACCGCGGCACTGACCGCACTGGTGGCGACGCTGGCCGGCTACGGCTTCTCGAAGTTCGCCTTCCGCGGCTCGCGCGTGGCCTTCAGCCTGATCCTGCTGACGATGATGGTGCCGTTCCAGGCGATCCTCACGCCGCTGTACCTGCTGATGAACTCCGTCGGACTGACCGATTCCCTGGTGGGCCTGGTGCTGTTCTCGACCAACTTCGCCCTGCCCTTCGGCATCTTCCTCATGAAGAACACGTTCGACACCGTGCCGCAGGCGCTCGAGGACTCCGCGATCATCGACGGAGCGGGGACCGGGCGGATGCTGGTCGACGTGCTGCGGCCGATGATCCTGCCGGGGATCGCGAGCTCCGCGCTCTACGCCTTCCTCACCTCGTGGACGGAGTTCCTCGGCGCGCTGACGTTCCTGACCTCGGAGAAGTACTTCACCCTGCCGGTGGCGCTGCTGAACATCCAGGTGGGCACCTACGGGGAGGTCGACTTCGGGCAGCTGGTCGCAGGCTCCGTGATCGCGATGATCCCCTGCGTCGTCCTCTACGTCAGCCTGCAGCGGTTCTACGTGAGGGGCCTGGCCGCCGGCGCCGTCAAAGGCTGA
- a CDS encoding aspartate kinase, translated as MSLVVQKFGGSSVADADSIKRVAQRISLYSKAGHQVVVVVSAMGDTTDELIDLAEQVTDTPPARELDMLVTAGERISMAVLSMALNDAGVDARAYTGSQAGLITDEVHGKAHILRVTPGRIQEALEEGSVAIVAGFQGVSQSTKDITTLGRGGSDTTAVALAAALEADVCEIYSDVDGVFSADPRVAPAARRVPYISCEEMLDLAANGAKILMVRSVEYARRYAVPLHVRSSYSGRLGTIVSDDPERVIPIDPDVTIRTADVARRDAADPTKELPMDDHSDPGLEAPIISGVAHDRSEGKITVVEVPDIPGRAALLFDVVAGSGANIDMIVQNSSTVDDTVAISLTLPEDDAPAALKAIEQSHEAIGYAEVRYNDQIGKVSIVGAGMRSHPGVSATLFRSLGEAGINIDMISTSEIRISVVTEQSALDDAVRVIHSAFGLDAEQTEAVVYGGTGR; from the coding sequence CGTCGTCGTCTCCGCGATGGGCGACACCACCGATGAGCTCATCGATCTCGCCGAGCAGGTGACGGACACCCCGCCCGCCCGTGAACTGGACATGCTGGTGACCGCCGGCGAACGGATCTCGATGGCCGTGCTGTCGATGGCCCTGAACGACGCCGGCGTCGACGCCCGTGCCTACACCGGATCCCAGGCCGGCCTGATCACCGACGAGGTGCACGGCAAGGCGCACATCCTGCGCGTCACCCCGGGCCGCATCCAGGAGGCGCTCGAGGAGGGGTCGGTGGCGATCGTCGCCGGCTTCCAGGGCGTCTCGCAGTCCACGAAGGACATCACCACGCTGGGTCGTGGTGGCTCGGACACCACCGCCGTGGCGCTCGCCGCCGCTCTCGAGGCCGACGTCTGCGAGATCTACTCCGATGTCGACGGCGTGTTCAGCGCGGATCCCCGCGTCGCCCCCGCCGCCCGCCGCGTCCCCTACATCTCCTGCGAGGAGATGCTCGACCTGGCCGCCAACGGCGCCAAGATCCTCATGGTGCGCAGCGTGGAGTACGCCCGCCGGTACGCGGTGCCGCTGCACGTGCGCTCCTCGTACTCCGGCCGCCTCGGGACGATCGTCTCCGACGACCCCGAGCGCGTGATCCCGATCGACCCCGACGTCACCATCCGCACCGCGGACGTCGCCCGTCGCGACGCCGCCGACCCGACCAAGGAGCTCCCCATGGACGACCACTCGGACCCCGGCCTCGAGGCGCCGATCATCTCGGGTGTCGCGCACGACCGCAGCGAAGGCAAGATCACCGTCGTCGAGGTCCCGGACATCCCGGGCCGGGCGGCCCTGCTGTTCGACGTCGTCGCCGGCTCCGGCGCGAACATCGACATGATCGTGCAGAACTCCTCGACCGTCGACGACACCGTCGCGATCTCCCTGACCCTGCCCGAGGACGACGCCCCGGCGGCGCTGAAGGCGATCGAGCAGTCGCACGAGGCGATCGGCTACGCCGAGGTGCGTTACAACGACCAGATCGGCAAGGTCAGCATCGTCGGCGCGGGAATGCGCTCGCATCCCGGCGTCTCGGCGACGCTGTTCCGCTCGCTCGGCGAGGCGGGCATCAACATCGACATGATATCCACCTCGGAGATCCGCATCTCCGTGGTCACCGAGCAGTCCGCGCTCGATGACGCGGTGCGAGTGATCCACAGCGCCTTCGGTCTGGACGCCGAGCAGACCGAGGCCGTCGTGTACGGAGGGACCGGACGATGA